The Bacteroidota bacterium genome window below encodes:
- a CDS encoding DUF4242 domain-containing protein: protein MPKFLIERKVPGAGQLSTKELVAISQTSCNTLDSMGIVNYHWIQSYVTDDRIFCIHIAPDQEAIREHGRRGGFPVNGLHVVRAIIDPTTAEIMEEVPA from the coding sequence ATGCCGAAATTCCTGATTGAACGGAAAGTACCCGGTGCGGGCCAACTCTCAACGAAGGAACTCGTGGCAATCTCGCAAACATCCTGCAACACGCTGGACAGCATGGGCATCGTGAACTACCACTGGATCCAGAGCTACGTGACCGATGACAGAATCTTCTGCATCCACATTGCCCCGGACCAGGAAGCGATTCGCGAGCACGGACGGCGGGGCGGGTTCCCGGTAAACGGCCTTCACGTCGTCAGGGCCATCATCGATCCGACAACAGCGGAGATCATGGAGGAGGTGCCGGCGTAA
- a CDS encoding isoprenylcysteine carboxylmethyltransferase family protein has product MFKRIAVFLYGVITYAVFFGTFLYAIGFIGNFYVPKTIDGEPEIPFGQALLINAALLGLFAIQHSVMARPAFKRWWTKLVPQPAERSTYVLFSSVALILLFSYWQPMGGVVWNVEDQVGQLVLYSLFGLGWALVLYSTFLINHFDLFGLRQVWLYLRGKEYTRLQFRTPSLYKFVRHPLYVGWFLTFWATPTMTVTHLLFALATTGYILVAIQLEEKDLVDEHGAKYENYRRNVPMLVPSFKAKQLQEAVN; this is encoded by the coding sequence ATGTTCAAACGCATCGCAGTCTTTCTTTACGGCGTGATCACGTATGCGGTGTTTTTCGGAACGTTCCTGTACGCCATAGGGTTCATTGGCAATTTCTACGTTCCGAAGACTATCGACGGCGAGCCGGAGATTCCGTTTGGTCAAGCATTGCTGATCAATGCGGCTCTGCTCGGCTTGTTCGCCATTCAGCACAGTGTCATGGCGCGCCCCGCATTCAAACGCTGGTGGACGAAGCTGGTCCCTCAGCCGGCCGAACGCAGCACGTACGTGCTCTTTTCCAGCGTTGCGCTAATTCTGCTCTTCTCATACTGGCAGCCGATGGGCGGAGTGGTGTGGAACGTGGAAGACCAGGTTGGCCAGCTCGTGTTGTATTCACTGTTCGGTTTGGGATGGGCACTTGTTCTCTATTCCACATTTCTAATCAACCATTTCGATCTCTTCGGATTACGCCAGGTTTGGCTCTATCTTCGGGGCAAAGAATATACCCGGCTGCAGTTCCGGACACCGAGCCTGTACAAATTTGTCCGTCACCCGCTGTATGTCGGTTGGTTTCTTACGTTCTGGGCAACGCCGACCATGACGGTCACGCACCTGCTGTTCGCACTTGCAACAACCGGATACATTCTGGTGGCGATTCAGCTTGAGGAAAAAGACCTTGTTGACGAGCATGGGGCGAAGTACGAGAACTATCGCCGCAACGTGCCGATGCTTGTGCCGTCGTTCAAAGCCAAGCAGTTACAGGAAGCAGTCAACTGA
- a CDS encoding response regulator transcription factor has translation MNKSTVRVAIIEDDPVIRNWLASVLDSSDEFACVGQYGDCETALARNVKTPPDLVLMDIILPGKSGIEGTRKFKQQHPGVDVVILTVQENDEMVFQALCAGASGYLTKNISPARLIGALKEVRNGGAPMSTNIARMVVESFRKNIESPLTQRETEVLHHLSRGKSYTMIADELFIDGETVRSHIKNIYRKLEVSSKADAIAKAMKERLI, from the coding sequence ATGAACAAAAGTACTGTCAGAGTCGCAATCATCGAGGATGACCCGGTGATCCGCAATTGGCTGGCTTCGGTGCTGGATTCTTCAGATGAGTTTGCCTGTGTGGGTCAGTACGGTGATTGTGAAACAGCATTGGCGCGCAATGTCAAAACCCCCCCGGATCTCGTACTCATGGATATCATCCTGCCCGGGAAATCGGGGATTGAGGGGACGCGCAAATTTAAACAGCAACATCCCGGCGTTGATGTCGTAATCCTGACGGTACAGGAAAACGACGAAATGGTGTTTCAGGCCCTGTGCGCTGGTGCGTCGGGCTACCTCACAAAGAACATCTCGCCCGCACGATTGATTGGTGCCCTAAAGGAGGTGCGTAATGGAGGGGCGCCCATGAGCACAAACATCGCCCGGATGGTTGTGGAGTCGTTCAGAAAGAACATCGAGTCTCCGTTGACGCAACGGGAAACGGAGGTTCTCCACCATCTCTCCAGAGGAAAAAGCTACACGATGATAGCGGACGAGTTGTTTATAGATGGCGAGACGGTGAGGTCCCACATCAAGAATATTTACAGGAAACTGGAAGTGAGTTCGAAGGCCGATGCGATTGCTAAAGCGATGAAGGAGAGGTTGATTTAG
- a CDS encoding LysE family translocator, whose translation MDNYPLYLTVAAAAILSPGPGVTLTLTNALRFRLLETMAGIAGVAVGAMVVAAISASGVGLLLATSSVAFDVMKYIGAAYLIFLGVKMWRSTAKAATDTAEKASSGRVRFFEGLSLQFSNPKAIFFFISIFPQFIGESRPYALQFTVLVLPYGLLVVLIHLVYALTASSTKQWLSSPLGRSIVNKLGGAAFIVFGIMLANSNL comes from the coding sequence ATGGATAACTACCCGCTATACCTGACAGTGGCCGCGGCTGCAATTCTCAGCCCGGGTCCCGGCGTCACGTTAACGCTGACGAATGCGTTGCGCTTCAGGCTGCTGGAGACCATGGCAGGAATTGCGGGAGTTGCCGTCGGAGCAATGGTGGTTGCGGCAATTTCTGCGTCGGGTGTCGGGCTGCTGCTGGCAACATCGTCTGTGGCGTTCGACGTCATGAAATACATCGGCGCCGCATATTTGATCTTTCTGGGTGTGAAGATGTGGCGTTCCACCGCAAAAGCGGCGACGGACACGGCTGAGAAGGCTTCGAGCGGGAGAGTCCGTTTTTTTGAAGGATTGTCGCTGCAGTTTTCCAACCCGAAGGCGATTTTCTTTTTCATTTCGATTTTTCCCCAATTCATCGGGGAGTCGCGCCCCTACGCTCTGCAGTTTACCGTCCTGGTCTTGCCGTACGGGTTGTTGGTAGTGCTGATTCATCTTGTCTACGCGCTGACAGCCAGCAGTACAAAACAATGGCTCTCTTCGCCGCTCGGCAGATCCATAGTGAACAAGCTCGGCGGCGCCGCCTTTATCGTCTTTGGCATCATGCTCGCCAATTCAAATCTGTAG